The following is a genomic window from Sulfitobacter pontiacus.
AGCTCAGCACCATGTCGGCCTCGCCTTCAAGAAACAGGCCGTAGGCTTCGGACCAGCCCTTGGTCACGGTCACGACGTTATCCGCCAGGCCTTCCCAGATCGCAGGGGCCTCGTCGCCATAAGCGTCCTTGACCCACATCAGCAGGCCCAGCCCGGGGGTAGAGGACCGCGGGTCCTGGATCACGATCTTGAGGTCACTGTCGGCCAGAGCGCGAAAATTCGCGGGCGGGGTCAGATCGGCGTTATGGACGAAGGCGAAATAACCCCAGTCGTAGGGAGCAAAGCTGTCGTCCTCCCATGTGACCGGCAGGTCATAATCCGCGTTCACTGTGGCGGGCGCGAACAACCCTGTTTCCTTGGCCGCCGCGATCAGGCTGGTATCAAGCCCCAGCACCAGATCGGCGTCAGACCGCGCGCCTTCCAGCTTGAGCCGCGCCAGCAGCGCCGCGCCATCGCCCATGCCGACGAATTTCAGATCGCAGGCGCATTCGGCCTCGAAGGCCGCTTCGA
Proteins encoded in this region:
- the thiB gene encoding thiamine ABC transporter substrate binding subunit, which encodes MKYLTLAATTLFATQAWAETPELVVYTYDSFVAEWGPGPVIEAAFEAECACDLKFVGMGDGAALLARLKLEGARSDADLVLGLDTSLIAAAKETGLFAPATVNADYDLPVTWEDDSFAPYDWGYFAFVHNADLTPPANFRALADSDLKIVIQDPRSSTPGLGLLMWVKDAYGDEAPAIWEGLADNVVTVTKGWSEAYGLFLEGEADMVLSYTTSPAYHLIAEEDTTKAAAAFDEGHYMQIEVVGKLAGSDQPELADQFMQFMVSDAAQSVLPTTNWMYPAVTPQGGLPEGFEQLIEPGKALLIPNDDVPALREEALAEWLSALSQ